The proteins below are encoded in one region of Apium graveolens cultivar Ventura chromosome 4, ASM990537v1, whole genome shotgun sequence:
- the LOC141718573 gene encoding uncharacterized protein LOC141718573, with protein MDGDNQNNNENQNNNGNQGNNDEGGNVFDQLAETLAVLVNQQPKPNIVSQFKRLNPPTFDGATDPTVVEMWIQEMEKAFGLLGSNEQQKVTLAVYQLQGSAYDWWLMEKRKNETTTNLEENPEPYTWEKFKKALEDKYFPRTVRLQKERDFIRLQQGDKTVIQYEAEFAKLAKYASTLVADESSRARRLEEGLRSDIRNSVASFELQTYEAVLNKALVIERGLAESEKASGSWNKRRFTQTSGQSFQGGPLKKPHVYDNIGGQGDRERCSRCGKNHPDKVCRWNTGACFHCGEVGHKISNCPHNPPPPPRKEADNKMGKGRVFQLTGNDNYRN; from the coding sequence ATGGACGGAGATAATCAGAACAACAACGAAAATCAGAACAACAATGGAAATCAGGGCAACAATGATGAAGGAGGAAATGTCTTTGACCAGCTGGCTGAAACTCTAGCTGTACTTGTGAATCAGCAACCAAAGCCCAACATCGTCTCTCAGTTCAAGCGTTTGAACCCGCCAACTTTTGATGGAGCAACTGATCCGACAGTAGTCGAGATGTGGATCcaagagatggaaaaagcttttggACTTCTTGGGAGCAATGAGCAGCAGAAGGTGACCTTAGCTGTGTACCAATTGCAAGGAAGCGCTTACGACTGGTGGCTTATGGAGAAGAGGAAGAACGAGACAACAACGAATCTTGAAGAAAATCCTGAACCGTACACTTGGGAAAAGTTCAAGAAGGCTTTAGAGGACAAGTACTTTCCTAGAACAGTTCGTCTGCAGAAAGAGAGAGACTTCATTCGCCTTCAGCAAGGGGATAAAACCGTCATTCAATACGAAGCAGAATTTGCAAAGCTTGCGAAATACGCGTCGACCTTAGTAGCTGATGAGAGCAGTCGAGCACGAAGATTGGAAGAGGGACTTCGAAGCGACATCAGGAACTCTGTGGCGTCTTTTGAACTTCAGACATACGAGGCTGTCCTCAACAAGGCGTTAGTGATCGAAAGGGGCTTGGCAGAATCTGAAAAGGCGTCTGGCAGCTGGAATAAGAGGCGGTTCACTCAAACTAGTGGGCAATCTTTTCAAGGGGGACCACTCAAGAAGCCACACGTGTACGATAACATCGGAGGTCAAGGTGATCGAGAAAGGTGTTCGAGGTGCGGCAAGAATCATCCCGACAAAGTCTGCCGTTGGAATACAGGTGCTTGTTTCCATTGCGGAGAAGTAGGACACAAGATTTCGAATTGTCCGCACAACCCGCCACCGCCACCAAGGAAGGAAGCAGATAACAAGATGGGCAAAGGACGAGTATTTCAACTCACAGGAAATGACAACTATCGCAATTAA